The genomic DNA CCGGCACCACGATGCCTTCGCCGTAGCTGTAGATCGGTTGCGAGAAGTCCACCACCTCCTGGCGCACCGGCGTGATGAACATCGCGGCCGAGATCAGGTCGATGCGCTTGGAAGTGAGCGAGCCGATCAGCGCCGAGAACTGCATCGGCTCGATCTGCACCTCGAAGCCCGAGGTCTTGCCGACGGCCTTGACGATGTCCGCCATGATGCCGTCGATGGTGTTGGTCTTGGTGTCGAGAAAGGTAAAGGGGTTGCCGGTGGGCGTGGACCCGACCTTGAGCACGGTCTGGGCCGAGGCCTGGCTGCCGAAGGCCATGGTCAGCGTGGCCAGCAGGAAGGCCGCGAGGGAAGAAGCGATTTTCATGGGGGTTCCTCTTCAAAAAAAGATCGAATGCCATGCGGCAGCCGGATGGCTTGCCCTGGATGCTTGCTTCAGTCGGACAGCCCCGCGGTCGGGCCGGGGCTTATCCGGGTGAACATGTGATTGCCCATAGGACGGTGGTGGGTGTGGTGCCGGGGTTGCGCCAGCGGCGCGGCATGCCCCCGTCGTAGCAAAAACTGTCGCCGGCCTTCAGCTTGAGCAGGCGCTCGCGCACGAAGAGTTCGAGCTGCCCCTCGATGACGTAGCCGACCTGTTCGCCCTTGCGCGTGAAGAACAGGTCGTCGCCCGTGGAGCCGCCCGGATCGATCACCGCCCGGTACATCTCGACGCCACCCGCGGCGGCGGGCGGCGTGAGGTTTTCCTTGTGGATGCCCTTGTCGCCGAGGTCGATGCGCTTGTGCGTGCCGGCGCGCGCCACCGCGCCTTCGGCCTCGCCCTCGCTGTACTGGGTGTTGCGCACCAGGGTCTCGATGGGCAACTGCAGTTCCTGCGCCAGCGCGCCGAGCGTACGGATGGAGATGGAGCGGTGCCCGCGTTCGAGCTGGCTCAGCAGGCTGACCGAAATGCCGCAGGCCTGTGCCACCTGCTGCAGCGAGCGGCCGAGGGCCTGGCGCCTTCTGCGCAGTTGCTCCCCGAGCCAGAGGTCGATGACCGAATGGATGCGCTGTGCCCGGCCGGCATCGGGGGCCGGAGTGGGGGCGGGAGGCGGACGAACCGGCAATTGCGACACCAGAGCCTTTGTAAAATTTTCACAAGACGCTCAAGTTTTACACACAACGCCGCGCACCGCCAGCAAATTCGGCGGGGGTATTCCAGAAGCGCAAATGCCGGCGCGAGGCCGGCATTTGCGTGGGAGGAGGGCGGAAAGCCCCCGGGAAATTACAGGCCGGCCGCAGCGCGCAGCGCAGCCGCCTGCGTGGTCGCTTCCCAGGTGAACTCGGGCTCCTCGCGGCCGAAGTGGCCGTAGGCGGCGGTCTTCTGATAGATCGGGCGCAGCAGGTCGAGCATCTGGATGATGCCCTTGGGACGCAGGTCGAAGAACTCGCGCACGAGTTCCGCGATCTTGCTGTCCGGGATCACGCCGGTGCCTTCGGTGTAGACCGTGATGTTCATCGGCTGGGCCACGCCGATGGCGTACGCCACCTGGATCTGGCACTGGCGCGCCAGGCCCGCGGCCACGATGTTCTTGGCCACGTAGCGCGCGGCGTAGGCCGCCGAGCGGTCGACCTTCGACGGGTCCTTGCCCGAGAACGCGCCGCCGCCGTGCGGGCAGGCGCCGCCGTAGGTGTCGACGATGATCTTGCGGCCCGTGAGGCCGCAGTCGCCCTGCGGACCGCCGATGACGAAGCGGCCGGTCGGGTTGATCAGGTAGCGCGTGTCCTTGAGCCATTCCTTCGGCAGCACGGGCTTGATGATCTCCTCGATGATGGCTTCGTTGAACGAGGCCTTCATCTTGGTGGGCGTTTCGCTCTGGTCGGGGCTGTGCTGGGTGGAGAGCACCACGGTGTCGATGCTGTGCGGCTTGCCGTCCACGTAGCGCATCGTGACCTGGCTCTTGGCGTCGGGGCGCAGGAAGGGCAGGCGGCCGTCCTTGCGCAGCTGGGCCTGGCGCTCGACGAGGCGGTGCGCGTAGTAGATGGGCGCGGGCATCAGCTCGGGCGTCTCGTCGCAGGCGTAGCCGAACATCAGGCCCTGGTCGCCGGCGCCGGTGTTCAGGTGGTCGTCGCTCGCGTGGTCCACGCCCTGGGCGATGTCGTTGGACTGCTTGTCGTAGCAGACCATCACGGCGCAGCCCTTGTAGTCGATGCCGTAGTCGGTGTTGTCGTAGCCGATGCGCTTGATGGTGTCGCGCGCGACCTGGATGTAGTCGACGTGGGCATTGGTCGTGATTTCGCCGGCGAGCACCACGAGGCCGGTGTTGGTCAGCGTTTCGGCGGCCACGCGGCTGCGCGGGTCCTGCTCGAAGATCGCGTCCAGGATGGCGTCCGAGATCTGGTCGGCGACCTTGTCGGGGTGGCCTTCGGAAACCGATTCGGACGTGAAGAGGAAGTCGTTCGCCATTTTGTTCAAAGCTCCTTGAAGTGACTTGGCGCGTTGCCAACTCTGCGGAGCCCTGGCGAACGCTTTAGCAGATGCCGAAGAATCGGCGGGGCACAATCGCTTTTGCGCTTGTGTTTGTCGCCCTGCAAGTTGTTCCGTAACTCGGCGACAATTTGCATTCTATTCGAGCCGCGCCAAATCGTGCGCGCGCGTCCTGGTTTTCACTCCCTGTTGCCTATGGTCACCCTGTTCCGCCTGCTTGCCCGCGTACCGATGCCCGTGATGCATCGACTCGGCGCACTGCTGGGCTGGATCGTCTGGTATTGCGCGCCCGACTACCGCCGCCGCTTCAAGGCCAATGCCGAAAGCGCCGGCTTCACCCTCGGGCAATACCGCCCCGCCATCGCAGCCGCCGGCCAGATGGCCGCCGAGCTGCCTTGGCTCTGGCTGCGTCCGCAGGGCGAAAGCGTGCTGCGCCGCGTGGTGCGCTGGGAAGGCGTGGAGGCGTTCGAGGCCGCCATGCGGGAGAAGAAGGGCGTGATCCTCGTGGCGCCGCACCTGGGTAGCTGGGAGATGTGCGGCCAGGCGATCGGCGAACGCTTTCTCGAGACCTTCGGGCCGATCACCGCGCTGTTCCGTCCTGCGCGCAAGAAGTGGATGGCCGAGCTCATCGCCGCCGGCTCGCGCGACCGGCCCGGCCTGCAGACGCTGCCCACCAACAACACCGGCGTGCGCGGCCTCATCCGCACGCTGCGCAGCGGCGGCTACACCGGCATCCTGCCCGACCAGGTGCCGCCGCTGGGGCAGGGGGTGTGGGCGCCCTTTCTCGGCCGGCCGGCCTACACCATGACGCTGCTGCCGCGGCTCGCGCAGCAAACCGGCGCCGCCTGCTTCCTGAGCGTGTGCGAAAGGCTGCCGCGCGGCGCGGGCTACGTGATCCGCTTCGAGCCGATCGTGGGTACGCCGCTCACCGATCCGGCGGCGCCCATCGAGGCCGCGGCCGCCGCCATGAACGACGCCATCGGGCGCCTGATCCACAGCCTGCCGGGGCAGTACGTGTGGGACTACGCGCGCTACAAGGAGCCGCGCGGCGAAACCGCGGTGGCGGCCCAGCCCGGGGAGCAGGCACGATGAGTCTCGGTTCCCGGCTCGGCATCGCCTTCATGCGCGCGATCGCGCCGCTGCCCCTGCCGCTGGTGCGCGGTTTCGGCGCGCTGCTCGGTCGCGTGCTGCACACCATCGCCCTGCCGCGGCGGCGCGTGGTCGACACCAACCTGGCCGTGTGCTTTCCCGGCAAATCCGAAGCCGAACGCCGCCGCATCGCGCGCGAGACCTTCGTCTACGTGGCGCAGTCCTGGCTCGACCGCAGCTGGCTCTGGCATGCGCCCGAAAAGGTGGTGGCCCGCCGGCTCAAGGTGGTCGGCGCGGCGGCGGAGATCCGCGAGATTGCCGATGGCGACGAGCCGATGATCCTGTTTGCGCCGCACTTCTACGGCCTCGATGCCGCGGCCACGGCGCTGACCATGCACACGGCAAGGCCTTCGGCCACCATCTACACGACCCAGCGCGATCCGATGGTCGACGAATGGATCCGCGAAGGCCGCACGCGCTTCGGCAACGTGGCGGCGCTGAACCGCGTCGACGGCATCAAGCCGGTGCTCGCGGGCCTGCGCAAGGGCGGCCTCCTGTACCTGCTGCCCGACATGGACTTCGGCCGCGACCAGACGATCTTCGTGCCGTTCTACGGCGTGCAGGCGGCCACGGTGCCCTCGCTCTCGCGCTTCGCGCGGCTGGGCAAGGCGAAAGTGGTGCCGGTGATCGCGAAGCTCACGCCTGGCGGCTACGAGATCGAAGTGCGGCCGGCCTGGCAGAACTTCCCGACCGACGACGCCGAGGCCGACACGGCGCTCATGAACCAGCGGCTGCAGGGTTACATCGACACGATGCCTTCGCAGTACTACTGGGTGCACCGCCGCTTCAAGACGCGGCCCGAAGGCGCGCCGCCGATCTACTGAAGCGGAGCCGCTTCAACCCCTGGCAAGAAAGGCTTCGATCTCGCGCGCGACCAGCTGCGGCTGCTCGTGCACGATCCAGTGGGTGGCGTTGGGCACCTTCTTGACCTCGAGCTTCGGTACGTAGTCTTCCAGGCCTTCGA from Variovorax sp. V93 includes the following:
- a CDS encoding helix-turn-helix domain-containing protein produces the protein MSQLPVRPPPAPTPAPDAGRAQRIHSVIDLWLGEQLRRRRQALGRSLQQVAQACGISVSLLSQLERGHRSISIRTLGALAQELQLPIETLVRNTQYSEGEAEGAVARAGTHKRIDLGDKGIHKENLTPPAAAGGVEMYRAVIDPGGSTGDDLFFTRKGEQVGYVIEGQLELFVRERLLKLKAGDSFCYDGGMPRRWRNPGTTPTTVLWAITCSPG
- the metK gene encoding methionine adenosyltransferase, whose amino-acid sequence is MANDFLFTSESVSEGHPDKVADQISDAILDAIFEQDPRSRVAAETLTNTGLVVLAGEITTNAHVDYIQVARDTIKRIGYDNTDYGIDYKGCAVMVCYDKQSNDIAQGVDHASDDHLNTGAGDQGLMFGYACDETPELMPAPIYYAHRLVERQAQLRKDGRLPFLRPDAKSQVTMRYVDGKPHSIDTVVLSTQHSPDQSETPTKMKASFNEAIIEEIIKPVLPKEWLKDTRYLINPTGRFVIGGPQGDCGLTGRKIIVDTYGGACPHGGGAFSGKDPSKVDRSAAYAARYVAKNIVAAGLARQCQIQVAYAIGVAQPMNITVYTEGTGVIPDSKIAELVREFFDLRPKGIIQMLDLLRPIYQKTAAYGHFGREEPEFTWEATTQAAALRAAAGL
- a CDS encoding lysophospholipid acyltransferase family protein, coding for MVTLFRLLARVPMPVMHRLGALLGWIVWYCAPDYRRRFKANAESAGFTLGQYRPAIAAAGQMAAELPWLWLRPQGESVLRRVVRWEGVEAFEAAMREKKGVILVAPHLGSWEMCGQAIGERFLETFGPITALFRPARKKWMAELIAAGSRDRPGLQTLPTNNTGVRGLIRTLRSGGYTGILPDQVPPLGQGVWAPFLGRPAYTMTLLPRLAQQTGAACFLSVCERLPRGAGYVIRFEPIVGTPLTDPAAPIEAAAAAMNDAIGRLIHSLPGQYVWDYARYKEPRGETAVAAQPGEQAR
- a CDS encoding lipid A biosynthesis acyltransferase encodes the protein MSLGSRLGIAFMRAIAPLPLPLVRGFGALLGRVLHTIALPRRRVVDTNLAVCFPGKSEAERRRIARETFVYVAQSWLDRSWLWHAPEKVVARRLKVVGAAAEIREIADGDEPMILFAPHFYGLDAAATALTMHTARPSATIYTTQRDPMVDEWIREGRTRFGNVAALNRVDGIKPVLAGLRKGGLLYLLPDMDFGRDQTIFVPFYGVQAATVPSLSRFARLGKAKVVPVIAKLTPGGYEIEVRPAWQNFPTDDAEADTALMNQRLQGYIDTMPSQYYWVHRRFKTRPEGAPPIY